In one Magnetococcus sp. PR-3 genomic region, the following are encoded:
- a CDS encoding class II SORL domain-containing protein yields MPNINRYVDISEVDKEAKKDYIDRHSPFIECADSAKAGEKFPVTVRMGNEYSHPDDTDHYIKSIQLFNGTTLMAEANFVSGALGGTGAKGQAEVTFNVVPSGAKLRLTAMSYCTKHGLWECDPVDVAVSE; encoded by the coding sequence ATGCCGAATATCAACCGCTACGTGGACATTTCCGAAGTCGATAAAGAAGCTAAAAAAGACTATATCGACCGCCACTCACCTTTTATCGAGTGTGCTGACTCGGCCAAAGCGGGTGAAAAGTTTCCCGTGACTGTACGTATGGGTAATGAGTATAGCCACCCTGACGATACCGACCACTACATTAAGTCCATTCAGCTGTTCAATGGCACAACCCTGATGGCTGAAGCCAACTTTGTTTCTGGTGCTCTGGGTGGTACTGGTGCCAAAGGTCAGGCTGAAGTGACCTTTAATGTGGTTCCTTCAGGGGCAAAGTTGCGTCTGACCGCAATGTCCTACTGCACCAAGCATGGTTTGTGGGAGTGTGATCCTGTGGACGTGGCCGTAAGCGAATAA
- a CDS encoding cold-shock protein — MSKREVGTVKFFNEQKGYGFISREDESDVFVHFSAIQGSGFRTLTQGQKVEFDTVQGKKGLQAENVTAV, encoded by the coding sequence ATGTCGAAGCGTGAAGTTGGTACCGTCAAGTTTTTCAACGAGCAAAAAGGGTACGGGTTTATTTCCCGGGAAGATGAATCGGATGTCTTCGTCCATTTCAGTGCCATTCAAGGCTCAGGGTTCCGCACACTGACCCAAGGTCAGAAGGTGGAGTTTGATACTGTGCAAGGCAAAAAAGGTCTACAAGCAGAAAACGTCACGGCTGTCTGA
- a CDS encoding sensor histidine kinase: MKPPLLSLILTALSMMLCAPAISATHGDNTLVIGVLAKRGISKAQQRWITTATYLTQQIPNYQFEIRPLDFNQVFAQTKDANIDFVLTNSAIYVQLEYRYHISRIATLRNRLGDAVYDSFGGVIFTRRDHATIQKVEDLKASRFMAVNKESLGGYLMARRALLDHGIDPHKEFAAINFVGTHDAVVHGVKEGLADAGTVRTDTLERMAEEGEITLDAFRILATKERVSQSHFPFAHSTRLYPEWPMAALPHIDQQLAKQVAIALLKMPQDHPAAQQAAIAGWTIPHNYQSVHSLFRQLQHAPYEKRPITFTEVVSHYSHWLAIIILILTAALLTLWHVRRLNIQLLNTQQNLSDSRDMLEQSAKLREEVEQIARHDIKGPLAAMTGLSESLLEQKDIPSTHHPMLNAINKSAYRALTLVNRSLILVQMEQGMYAPQVEQVDLARIVRSVWRDSRPMTEAKKQTLIQWINDYRADEKTSFLVQMEEALCYTMLGNLMVNAVEAAPIQSAITIRLWREPQSIVIELHNLGTVPTSIHTIFFDKFATAGKKNGLGLGTYSARLMARVHRGDISMQSDNESGTTLTITIPQ, translated from the coding sequence ATGAAGCCCCCACTTTTATCTCTTATCCTAACAGCCTTAAGCATGATGCTCTGTGCCCCTGCCATCTCTGCGACGCATGGGGACAACACACTGGTTATTGGCGTTCTCGCCAAAAGAGGCATCTCTAAAGCCCAACAACGATGGATCACCACAGCAACATACCTGACACAACAGATCCCCAATTACCAATTTGAGATACGCCCTTTAGATTTCAATCAGGTTTTTGCACAGACCAAGGATGCTAATATTGATTTTGTCCTAACCAACTCAGCCATCTATGTCCAGCTGGAATACCGCTACCATATTTCACGTATTGCGACCTTACGTAATCGGTTAGGGGACGCGGTTTATGACAGTTTTGGGGGGGTTATTTTCACACGCCGAGATCATGCCACCATCCAAAAGGTTGAAGATCTGAAAGCAAGCCGCTTTATGGCGGTGAATAAAGAGTCTCTGGGGGGATATTTAATGGCCCGCCGAGCTTTGCTGGATCATGGAATAGATCCTCATAAAGAGTTTGCAGCCATCAATTTTGTTGGAACCCATGATGCCGTCGTCCATGGTGTCAAAGAGGGACTGGCGGATGCTGGAACGGTTCGGACCGATACCCTTGAACGTATGGCGGAAGAAGGGGAAATCACTCTAGATGCCTTCCGCATACTGGCCACCAAAGAACGGGTCAGTCAGAGCCATTTTCCTTTTGCGCACTCTACGCGGCTGTATCCTGAGTGGCCGATGGCCGCTTTACCCCACATTGACCAACAACTGGCTAAACAGGTTGCCATCGCCCTTTTAAAAATGCCACAAGACCATCCGGCAGCCCAACAAGCAGCCATAGCAGGGTGGACCATTCCCCATAACTACCAATCTGTACACTCACTCTTTAGGCAGCTCCAACATGCACCCTATGAAAAACGCCCCATCACCTTCACGGAGGTTGTCTCTCATTACAGCCATTGGTTGGCTATTATTATACTGATCTTAACGGCCGCCTTATTAACCCTTTGGCATGTTCGGCGCTTGAACATACAGCTTTTAAACACACAGCAAAATCTTAGCGACTCCCGAGACATGCTTGAACAAAGTGCCAAATTAAGGGAAGAGGTCGAGCAAATTGCCCGACACGATATTAAAGGACCATTAGCTGCCATGACTGGCTTGAGTGAATCCCTGCTTGAACAGAAGGATATCCCCTCTACACACCACCCCATGCTCAACGCCATCAACAAATCGGCCTATCGGGCGCTGACCTTAGTTAACCGTTCTCTTATTTTGGTTCAAATGGAACAGGGGATGTACGCCCCCCAAGTGGAGCAGGTTGATCTGGCACGTATTGTTCGAAGTGTTTGGCGGGATAGCCGCCCCATGACAGAGGCGAAGAAGCAAACACTCATCCAGTGGATTAATGACTATCGGGCCGATGAAAAAACCTCTTTTCTGGTACAGATGGAAGAGGCTCTATGCTACACCATGCTAGGCAACCTTATGGTCAACGCTGTGGAAGCCGCACCGATACAGAGCGCCATTACCATACGGCTTTGGCGAGAACCCCAAAGTATTGTTATTGAGTTACATAACTTGGGCACAGTCCCCACAAGCATCCACACTATTTTTTTTGATAAGTTTGCCACAGCCGGTAAAAAAAATGGACTGGGGTTAGGCACCTACTCAGCACGCCTGATGGCCAGGGTGCATCGTGGGGATATCAGCATGCAAAGCGATAATGAGAGCGGAACAACCCTAACCATTACCATTCCACAATAG